Proteins found in one Triticum urartu cultivar G1812 chromosome 4, Tu2.1, whole genome shotgun sequence genomic segment:
- the LOC125552899 gene encoding embryonic protein DC-8-like, with the protein MAVSKRLAAAALLVLLALAAPAAAKTTREAAEAASAAKTTPGGAEVAPGKEEESWTGWAKDKISEGLGLDKISEGLGLKHHADEEEAARKAGHTVKSARETVQHTASETGRQASGKASDAKEAAEQAATGAANKAGQAKDKAAETVKGTAGEASKKAEQAKHKTKETAEAAAKTGAETHERSKQGKAKVEETAKEKAGQGYETLKQTKDAAAEKAGTAKDTAAEKAGQGYETLKQSKDAAAEKSGGATQTAAEKAAAAKDAAAEKAGGATQTAAEKAAAAKDAAAEKAGAAKQTAAEKAAAAKDAAAEKARAAKDAAWETTESAKDATWQAQEKLKQYNDVASEKAANVKDAAAEKAGAAKQTAAEKAAAAKDTAAEKAAAAKDAAWKNAEAAKGTVGEKAGAAKDATLEKTASAKDAAWETAEAAKDTAWETAEAAKGKANQGYEKVKEKVGEVKDKVTGAAADGKGKKHRKDDEL; encoded by the exons ATGGCGGTGTCGAAGAGgctcgcggcggcggcgctgctgGTGCTGCTCGCGCTGGCGGCGCCCGCGGCCGCCAAAACGACGCGGGAGGCCGCCGAGGCGGCGTCCGCGGCGAAGACGACGCCGGGCGGCGCGGAGGTGGCGCCGGGCAAGGAGGAAGAGTCGTGGACGGGGTGGGCCAAGGACAAGATCTCCGAGGGCCTCGGCCTGGACAAGATCTCCGAGGGGCTGGGGCTCAAGCACCAcgccgacgaggaggaggccgccCGCAAGGCCGGGCACACCGTCAAGTCCGCCCGCGAGACCGTCCAGCACACCGCCTCCG AGACGGGGAGGCAGGCGAGCGGCAAGGCTTCGGACGCCaaggaggcggcggagcaggCGGCGACCGGGGCGGCCAACAAGGCGGGGCAGGCCAAGGACAAGGCGGCGGAGACGGTGAAGGGCACGGCCGGCGAGGCGTCTAAGAAGGCGGAGCAGGCCAAGCACAAGACCAAGGAGACCGCGGAGGCGGCCGCCAAGACTGGCGCCGAGACGCACGAGCGGTCGAAGCAGGGCAAGGCCAAGGTTGAGGAGACGGCCAAGGAGAAGGCCGGACAGGGGTACGAGACTCTGAAGCAAACCAAGGACGCGGCCGCCGAGAAGGCCGGCACCGCCAAGGACACGGCTGCGGAAAAGGCTGGCCAGGGGTACGAGACGCTGAAGCAGTCCAAGGACGCCGCCGCGGAGAAATCCGGCGGCGCCACGCAGACGGCCGCGGAGAAGGCAGCGGCAGCCAAGGACGCCGCCGCGGAGAAAGCCGGTGGCGCCACGCAGACGGCCGCTGAGAAGGCAGCGGCTGCGAAGGACGCAGCCGCGGAGAAGGCCGGCGCCGCCAAGCAGACGGCAGCAGAGAAGGCAGCGGCAGCGAAGGATGCCGCCGCTGAGAAGGCCCGCGCCGCGAAGGACGCGGCGTGGGAGACGACGGAGTCCGCCAAGGACGCCACATGGCAGGCGCAGGAGAAGCTGAAGCAATACAACGACGTCGCGTCGGAGAAGGCCGCGAACGTGAAGGACGCCGCTGCGGAGAAAGCCGGCGCGGCCAAGCAGACGGCCGCGGAGAAGGCAGCGGCAGCGAAGGATACCGCCGCGGAGAAGGCCGCGGCCGCCAAGGATGCCGCGTGGAAGAACGCCGAGGCGGCCAAGGGCACTGTCGGGGAGAAGGCAGGGGCGGCCAAGGACGCCACGTTGGAGAAGACGGCGTCGGCTAAGGACGCCGCGTGGGAGACGGCGGAGGCGGCCAAGGACACGGCCTGGGAGACGGCGGAGGCGGCCAAGGGGAAGGCCAACCAGGGGTACGAGAAGGTGAAGGAGAAGGTCGGGGAGGTGAAGGACAAGGTCACCGGCGCGGCAGCCGACGGCAAGGGCAAGAAGCACCGCAAGGACGACGAGCTGTGA
- the LOC125552900 gene encoding major facilitator superfamily domain-containing protein 12-like produces MADGKCGAEEEVEVAEPLGRWPVLSYGVGHMLNDITSACWFTYLLLFLQEIGLAPRDAAIVMLSGQVADGLMTIVAGEMIDRFGRFKLWHIGGSVLVGISFSSVFGGCLLCTILGTDSYLVRTIGYSFFAAVFNIGWAATQVSHMSMVNCMTSNPTSRVAMASCRNASTMVANLGLYGIALAVFGIVKAKTCADIVVQYKWIAYVSIFVGCCFLVLFHAGTEEPTLKCEPNCKKRARIAWSYWFNKTLYYQVALLYMLARLITNVSQSLIAFYVTRDLKMNEYSKATIPAIIFCCSFLVSVVLQEMRWNSRRLKSLLTIGATLWVISGAAVFLLPSQMHNLMYPLAVVIGAANALVMVTTIGLESALVGEDLNGCAFVYGSLSFLDKMSCGLALFVLESYDVASSCGEERGLNTVSRYGTGLIPACFAILAIVVASTLRLQDDDVARADRRARASAAAGALEAPLLV; encoded by the exons ATGGCTGATGGCAAGTGCGgcgcggaggaggaggtggaggtcgCCGAGCCGCTGGGGCGGTGGCCCGTGCTGTCCTACGGCGTCGGCCACATGCTCAACGACATCACCTCCGCCTGCTGGTTCACCtacctcctcctcttcctccaaGAGATCGGCCTCGCCCCAAG GGACGCAGCGATCGTGATGCTCTCAGGCCAGGTCGCGGATGGGCTGATGACCATCGTCGCCGGGGAGATG ATCGACCGGTTCGGGCGCTTCAAGCTGTGGCACATCGGGGGCTCGGTCCTCGTCGGCATCTCCTTCTCCTCGGTCTTCGGCGGGTGCCTCCTCTGCACCATCCTGGGCACCGACTCCTACCTCGTCAGGACCATCGGCTACAGCTTCTTCGCCGCCGTCTTTAACATCGGCTGGGCGGCCACGCAGGTCTCCCACAT GTCGATGGTGAACTGCATGACATCCAACCCCACGAGCCGGGTGGCCATGGCGAGCTGCAGAAACGCTTCCACCATG GTGGCTAATCTTGGTCTATATGGCATCGCGTTGGCAGTCTTTGGAATAGTGAAGGCAAAGACATGTGCGGACATTGTTGTTCAG TACAAGTGGATCGCGTACGTGTCCATCTTCGTGGGGTGCTGCTTCCTCGTGCTGTTCCACGCTGGAACGGAAGAGCCCAC CTTGAAGTGCGAGCCTAACTGCAAGAAACGGGCTCGGATCGCGTGGAGCTACTGGTTCAACAAGACCCTCTACTACCAAGTCGCCCTCCTCTACATGCTTGCCAGATTGATCACCAACGTCTCTCAG TCGCTCATCGCGTTCTACGTCACCAGAGATCTGAAGATGAACGAATACTCCAAAGCCACC ATTCCGGCCATCATATTCTGCTGCAGCTTCTTGGTCTCCGTGGTGCTCCAGGAGATGAGGTGGAACAGCCGGCGGCTCAAGTCGCTGCTGACGATCGGGGCGACGCTGTGGGTGATCTCCGGCGCGGCGGTGTTCCTCCTCCCGAGCCAGATGCACAACCTCATGTACCCGCTGGCCGTGGTCATCGGCGCCGCCAACGCGCTGGTCATGGTGACCACCATCGGGCTGGAGAGCGCGCTGGTCGGCGAGGACCTCAACGGCTGCGCCTTCGTCTACGGCTCCCTCAGCTTCCTCGACAAGATGTCCTGCGGCCTCGCGCTCTTCGTGCTCGAGTCCTACGACGTCGCCTCCAGCTGCGGCGAGGAACGGGGGCTCAACACCGTCAGCAGGTACGGCACCGGGCTCATCCCGGCCTGCTTCGCCATCCTCGCCATCGTCGTCGCCTCCACCCTCAGGCTGCAGGACGACGACGTTGCCCGCGCCGACCGGAGGGCCAGGgcttccgccgccgccggcgcGCTGGAAGCTCCGCTCCTCGTCTGA